In a single window of the Antedon mediterranea chromosome 1, ecAntMedi1.1, whole genome shotgun sequence genome:
- the LOC140063372 gene encoding evolutionarily conserved signaling intermediate in Toll pathway, mitochondrial-like — protein sequence MAATVQRVLLRPQQTNRLFSQFLCPRNKCIVMPVVSVTLPMRCICTSSINFKNRKYEYHEENIVKAVSLSKKIFSDVSLEKESLDKEAFEEAVTLFKERDIRMRGHIQFIDTALKIMKTYKVEKDIAAYNVLFDVFPKGKFIATNPVQAIYAHFPEQNLCAIRILQQMEDNGVMPNQMTKEILIATFGRTGGAIKKYRRLMYWFPRFKNINPFPLPRDIPSDPVEVARLGLKRISDYEAEFKVQYLDRKDDSDFVLAEDSPEFIATVQSGEQQDMLHDYPRYRPVYVEGPFNLWLRDKKMSYFILRGHPLSLDDVRIPQEVKNPYPLEVEKPKDAPPESPQEGPLFAMCSTNSEDDAQDTMLTWVKNLQEDNPNLGKIPIYFNIFKSSSPAESLVALSPGMTKLPES from the exons ATGGCAGCAACTGTACAAAGAGTTTTATTACGACCCCAGCAGACAAATAGGCTGTTCTCACAGTTTCTATGTCCAAGAAACAAATGTATTGTAATGCCG GTTGTATCAGTAACGCTCCCTATGAGGTGTATATGTACCAGCTCAATCAATTTTAAGAACCGGAAGTATGAATACCATGAAGAAAACATTGTAAAAGCTGTATCGCTTTCTAAAAAGATTTTCTCAGATGTATCCTTAGAAAAAGAATCCTTAGATAAAGAGGCGTTTGAAGAAGCAGTAACGCTATTCAAAGAAAGAGACATTCGAATGCGAGGTCACATCCAGTTTATAGATACTGCCCTCAAGATCATGAAAACGTATAAAGTCGAGAAGGATATTGCTGCGTACAACGTACTGTTTGATGTCTTTCCTAAAGGGAAATTTATAGCGACCAATCCAGTCCAGGCAATTTATGCACATTTTCCTGAACAGAATTTGTGTGCAATTCGGATACTGCAACAAATGGAAGATAAtg GTGTGATGCCAAACCAAATGACAAAAGAAATATTAATCGCTACATTTGGAAGGACAGGGGGCGCTATTAAGAAATACAGAAGACTTATGTACTGGTTCCCACGATTCAAAAACATCAACCCGTTCCCACTTCCTAGGGATATTCCTAGTGATCCGGTAGAAGTAGCTCGATTGGGTCTTAAGAGAATATCAGATTATGAAGCAGAGTTCAAAGTTCAATAT ttggatAGAAAAGACGATAGTGACTTTGTATTAGCTGAGGATTCACCAGAATTCATCGCAACAGTTCAAAGTGGTGAACAGCAAGACATGTTGCATGATTACCCCAGATATCGACCTGTCTACGTTGAAGGTCCCTTTAATCTGTGGTTACGTGATAAGAAGATGTCATACTTCATTTTACGAGGTCACCCTCTAAGTCTTGATGATGTACGAATCCCACAAGAAGTCAAGAATCCATACCCACTTGAGGTTGAGAAACCTAAag aTGCTCCACCTGAATCGCCACAAGAAGGCCCGCTCTTTGCAATGTGCTCAACCAATAGTGAAGATGATGCTCAGGACACCATGCTAACCTGGGTTAAGAACCTTCAAGAAGACAATCCAAATCTTGGCAAGATCCCCATCTACTTCAACATCTTCAAGTCATCATCTCCAGCAGAATCTCTGGTGGCACTTTCACCAGGAATGACTAAACTACCAGAAAGTTGA
- the LOC140043150 gene encoding uncharacterized protein: MAMRLLLLLVGIISWASATPIIEGDSNEVFASCTNPSGNRVNFNDIYDLRQQILDSHNYYRCLHGVPSLTLDDTLNTYAQSVANDNAAKGKLEHSGGQYGENLYASYGKRITGKLPTKSWYDEIQYYDFNNPGFSKETGHFTQVVWMDSNKLGCGYKQDSAQQWEYIACSYDPPGNYNGARNYKKNVPEPV; encoded by the exons ATGGCTATGCGTCTTCTGCTGCTTCTCGTCGGAATTATCTCGTGGGCATCTGCTACACCAATAATTgaag GTGATTCAAACGAAGTGTTTGCCAGCTGCACAAACCCATCCGGGAACCGGGTAAACTTTAATGATATATATGATCTCCGACAACAGATCCTCGATTCTCATAACTACTACCGATGCCTCCATGGCGTTCCA TCTCTTACGCTAGATGACACCCTTAATACATACGCCCAAAGTGTTGCTAATGATAATGCAGCCAAAGGCAAACTGGAACACTCTGGCGGACAGTACGGAGAGAACCTTTACGCATCATACGGCAAACGGATAACtg GTAAACTTCCAACAAAATCGTGGTACGATGAGATACAATACTATGATTTCAACAATCCCGGATTTTCAAAAGAAACAG GTCATTTTACACAGGTTGTATGGATGGACAGTAACAAACTTGGATGTGGGTATAAACAGGATTCAGCACAACAATGGGAGTATATCGCCTGCAGTTATGATCCACCCGGTAACTATAATGGCGCCAGAAACTACAAGAAGAATGTGCCTGAGCCAGTATAA
- the LOC140043166 gene encoding blastula protease 10-like translates to MSKIFCLLLLTLFVINFSDARPPKQVPKHHNHAEPPEEEESEGTIESDIKLTHDQLEQYKQNPELAKRKIIDSAFRRWPHLSDGDVLVPFQISSSSQGDRDAILAGINHWQEHTCMTFDERNTGDRLQFIKAGGCWSWIGRQGGSQNVSIGSGCTSLGTVAHEIGHAIGFFHEQSRPDRDNYVNILLENIEDDKEYNFDKSNHIDSMGIPYDVTSVMHYGKYYFTMNDLPTITTKDPLLQNSIGSRNSLSFYDIKLANVAYACDDKWLAECSHTVNPCQNGGYLGKYCTCWCPPEYTGSSCETEQPVETCSYIINEVDSGSGEIFSTNYPAAYPINEDCIVYFNGNSELTINFDDFQLENPHSNQNYEQRRVKSKTHLCIRQTCLGQIGRITIKLLTYTFRYCGTNSPGQIIDDDGQLVINFRSDYSETRKGYHATYAFASTPPPPPPTTAPPPPPPPTTAPPPPPTTAPPPPPTTAPPPPPTTAPPPPPTTAPPPPPTTARPPPPTTAPPPPSTTAPPPPSTTAPPPPSTTELFTTETITTTECPASSVNLRNYAEIENAGLGQFGRMVAWADVDGDGMANSFCRLMKTTRWFISCVNSDGSEYTSPDPGNAGFNIGKKRTGFMRDMNGDGLDDYCRCRKHAGEFKFRCTKAGPEGFEPTSEEFNLDYAPYSGYCKDKIVDPNTGFIY, encoded by the exons ATGTCGAAGATATTCTGTTTGCTGCTCCTAACACTGTTTGTTATCAACTTTAGCGATGCTAGGCCACCTAAACAG GTACCTAAGCACCACAACCATGCCGAGCCACCCGAAGAGGAAGAGTCCGAAGGCACCATTGAAAGTGATATAAAACTAACGCATGATCAATTAGAACAGTACAAACAAAATCCAGAATTggctaaaagaaaaataattgataGCGCATTCAGACGATGGCCACATCTAAGTGATGGAGATGTCCTAGTCCCATTCCAGATCTCATCTTCATCTC aggGAGACCGAGACGCAATTCTTGCAGGAATTAACCATTGGCAAGAACATACCTGTATGACATTTGACGAAAGAAATACTGGTGACAGACTTCAATTTATAAAGGCTGGTGG ATGCTGGTCATGGATTGGAAGGCAAGGTGGCTCGCAGAACGTGTCTATCGGCAGCGGCTGTACTAGT CTTGGAACCGTGGCCCATGAAATTGGACATGCAATTGGATTTTTCCACGAACAGTCACGACCAGACCGAGACAATTATGTCAACATTCTTTTGGAAAACATTGAGGATGATAAAGAATACAACTTTGACAAATCTAATCATATTGACTCTATGGGTATTCCGTATGACGTCACATCAGTGATGCATTACGGGAAATAT TACTTTACAATGAACGATCTTCCAACAATAACGACAAAGGATCCGCTACTACAAAATTCCATAGGCTCACGTAATTCGTTATCGTTCTATGACATTAAGCTGGCTAATGTGGCGTATGCTTGTGACG ATAAATGGTTAGCTGAATGTAGTCATACAGTAAATCCTTGTCAAAATGGTGGATACTTGGGTAAATACTGCACGTGTTGGTGTCCGCCGGAATATACTGGTTCTTCCTGTGAAACTGAACAACCTGTtg AAACCTGCTCATACATCATAAACGAAGTGGATTCCGGTTCTGGAGAAATATTTTCTACAAACTATCCAGCCGCCTACCCTATCAACGAagattgtattgtatattttaat GGAAACAGTGAACTTACAATCAACTTTGATGATTTTCAACTAGAAAACCCACATTCGAATCAGAACT ATGAACAAAGAAGGGTGAAGTCAAAGACACACCTGTGTATACGGCAAACATGTTTAGGCCAAATTGGTCGAATAACAATTAAACTGCTCACTTACACTTTTAGATATTGCGGTACAAATAGCCCAGGGCAAATTATCGATGATGATGGCCAGTTAGTTATCAACTTTAGGTCAGATTATTCAGAAACCCGCAAAGGATATCATGCTACATACGCATTTGCATCAACGCCACCCCCACCACCACCAACGACGGCccctccaccaccaccaccaccaacaaCGGCCCCTCCACCACCACCAACGACGGCCCCTCCACCACCACCGACGACGGCACCTCCACCACCACCAACGACGGCCCCTCCACCACCACCAACGACGGCCCCTCCACCACCACCGACGACGGCCCGTCCACCACCACCAACGACGGCCCCTCCACCACCATCGACAACGGCACCTCCACCACCATCAACAACAGCACCCCCAccaccatcaacaacagagctgTTCACGACGGAGACAATAACAACCACTGAATGTCCTGCGTCTTCAG ttAATCTACGAAACTACGCCGAAATAGAAAATGCAGGCCTTGGACAATTTGGTCGTATGGTTGCATGGGCTGATGTGGATGGTGATGGTATGGCCAACAGCTTCTGCAG attaatgAAAACAACGAGATGGTTTATATCATGTGTGAATTCAGATGGCTCTGAATATACGAGTCCTGATCCAGGGAATGCAGGGTTTAACATAGGAAAAAAGAGAACTGGTTTTATGCGTGACATGAATGGGGACGGGCTTGACGATTATTGTAG ATGCCGCAAGCATGCCGGGGAATTCAAGTTCCGATGCACCAAGGCAGGACCAGAAGGATTCGAGCCAACCTCTGAGGAATTTAACTTAGATTACGCACCGTACAGCGGATATTGCAAGGATAAAATTGTCGACCCGAACACTGGATTTATTTATTAA